A genomic segment from Myxococcus stipitatus encodes:
- a CDS encoding protein kinase domain-containing protein translates to MLAPDSLVLDGRFRVLRPLGSGGMGEVYLGEQVSLGRKVAIKVLHHDLNAQPGMAERFKREARLLSAVEHPAVVRIVDFGESGDHACLVMEFVEGESLYDVLTTGGPLPPGRALPLLQQLAEGLAAIHDKGIIHRDLKPENVFISPGARGEQARLLDFGIARLVEPDAQSNVSQIGVVLGTPEYLSPEQAVGAKVDTRSDLYTFGVLIYRVLSGRLPFDGPQARHYLSQHASHAPLPLDRAAPGLTRYIGLLSLVMKLLEKDPARRPQSAHELADALAAAHASLSALTPGLGTPSYSGSHAPVTTPSGTSVFGAADTPGSSGRSGTAVFAGAPAPSHGTAAFGVARTATGNDLPLPAPVAMRTGTAAFGTRPSGGTPSLSGSTSPVKPQNLTVMLTDLQGFTERTSRQTHEENARMLETHDRLLLSLVKEHEGRLVQKRGDALLVVFRSPTSAVLCGMAMQDRLWRHNQTVPEEEKLHVRVCLHAGEVLLTADTVLGEPMEVVEAVEHVAVAGEVTFTEAVNLARNRAEADVEPRGTIHLPGREEQLQLYRVRQASEGPPFGDRFDRQGGLVARLLPALQRTRQKALAPLTHLRAVPLREGARSTLSSVRAQLSPGKLAGHARASAAWARAKPRQAAAVAGALVLLGGGIAVVAHLNSPAVRAMSLLQEGRTNEALAVLDGASSDDQKQPSVRRALAAVHHALGNHDKEQALLATLDGDDRAAVEDRVLDGLAEDFGEREGDNGLRRLLSNIPKERVRPYFLDLARGAYSARQWGALRYLEYVQATEGIDLVEAYVKALEGKDCNPRRLAAKRLGTLGNADALPALIRVAEPTTKGNDCGRDDANRAIQAIQKSRKEPR, encoded by the coding sequence GTGCTGGCCCCCGACTCCCTCGTCCTCGACGGTCGCTTCCGGGTCCTCCGTCCGTTGGGTTCGGGCGGAATGGGTGAAGTGTACCTGGGCGAGCAGGTCTCGCTGGGCCGCAAGGTGGCCATCAAGGTCCTCCACCACGACCTCAACGCCCAGCCCGGCATGGCGGAGCGCTTCAAGCGGGAGGCCCGCCTGTTGTCCGCGGTGGAGCACCCCGCCGTCGTCCGCATCGTCGACTTCGGCGAGTCGGGCGATCACGCCTGCCTCGTCATGGAGTTCGTCGAGGGCGAGAGCCTCTACGACGTGCTCACCACCGGGGGCCCGCTGCCGCCGGGGCGCGCCCTGCCCCTGCTCCAGCAGCTCGCCGAGGGGCTCGCCGCCATCCACGACAAGGGCATCATCCACCGCGACCTGAAGCCGGAGAACGTCTTCATCTCCCCCGGCGCGCGCGGGGAGCAGGCGCGGCTGCTCGACTTCGGCATCGCCCGGCTGGTGGAGCCGGACGCGCAGAGCAACGTCAGCCAGATAGGCGTGGTGCTGGGCACCCCCGAATACCTCTCGCCGGAGCAGGCGGTGGGCGCGAAGGTGGACACGCGCAGCGACCTCTACACCTTCGGCGTGCTCATCTACCGCGTGTTGTCCGGGCGCCTGCCCTTCGATGGCCCCCAGGCCCGGCACTACCTGTCGCAGCACGCCTCGCACGCGCCCCTGCCGTTGGACAGGGCGGCGCCCGGCCTGACGCGCTACATCGGCCTGCTGTCGCTGGTGATGAAGCTGTTGGAGAAGGACCCGGCCCGGCGCCCCCAGAGCGCGCACGAGCTGGCGGACGCGCTGGCCGCCGCGCACGCGTCGCTCTCCGCGCTCACCCCCGGACTGGGGACGCCGTCGTACAGCGGCTCGCACGCGCCCGTCACCACGCCCTCGGGCACGTCCGTCTTCGGCGCCGCCGACACGCCGGGAAGCTCGGGCCGAAGCGGCACCGCCGTCTTCGCCGGTGCCCCCGCGCCGAGCCACGGCACCGCCGCGTTCGGCGTGGCGAGGACGGCCACGGGAAACGACCTGCCCCTCCCCGCGCCCGTGGCGATGCGCACGGGCACCGCCGCCTTCGGCACCCGCCCCTCCGGGGGCACGCCGTCGCTGTCCGGCAGCACCTCCCCGGTGAAGCCGCAGAACCTCACGGTGATGCTCACCGACCTGCAGGGCTTCACCGAGCGCACCAGCCGCCAGACGCACGAAGAGAACGCGCGGATGCTGGAGACGCACGACCGGCTCCTGCTCTCGCTGGTGAAGGAGCACGAGGGCCGGCTGGTGCAGAAGCGCGGCGACGCGCTGCTCGTGGTGTTCCGCTCCCCCACCTCGGCCGTGCTGTGCGGCATGGCCATGCAGGACCGGCTGTGGCGGCACAACCAGACGGTGCCGGAGGAGGAGAAGCTCCACGTGCGCGTGTGCCTGCACGCGGGCGAGGTGCTGCTGACGGCCGACACCGTCCTGGGCGAGCCCATGGAGGTGGTGGAGGCGGTGGAGCATGTTGCCGTCGCGGGCGAGGTCACCTTCACCGAGGCGGTGAACCTGGCGCGCAATCGCGCCGAGGCGGACGTCGAGCCGCGCGGCACCATCCACCTGCCCGGCCGCGAGGAGCAGCTCCAGCTCTACCGCGTGCGCCAGGCGTCGGAGGGCCCGCCGTTCGGCGACCGCTTCGACCGCCAGGGCGGCCTCGTCGCGAGGCTCTTGCCCGCGCTCCAGCGCACCCGACAGAAGGCCCTCGCGCCCCTCACCCACCTGCGCGCCGTCCCCCTGAGGGAGGGGGCCAGGAGCACCCTCTCCTCCGTGCGCGCCCAGCTGTCGCCCGGGAAGCTGGCCGGGCACGCGCGCGCGAGCGCGGCGTGGGCGCGCGCGAAGCCGCGTCAGGCGGCGGCCGTGGCCGGGGCGCTGGTGCTGCTCGGCGGGGGTATCGCGGTGGTGGCGCACCTGAACAGCCCGGCCGTGCGCGCCATGTCCCTCCTCCAGGAGGGCAGGACGAACGAGGCGCTGGCGGTGCTGGACGGGGCCTCGAGCGACGACCAGAAGCAGCCCTCGGTGCGACGCGCGCTCGCGGCGGTGCACCACGCGCTCGGCAACCACGACAAGGAGCAGGCGCTGCTCGCCACGCTGGATGGTGACGACCGCGCGGCGGTGGAGGACCGCGTGCTCGACGGGCTCGCCGAGGACTTCGGCGAGCGCGAGGGCGACAACGGCCTGCGCAGGCTGCTGTCCAACATCCCGAAGGAGCGGGTGCGCCCCTACTTCCTGGACCTCGCCCGGGGCGCGTACTCCGCGCGCCAGTGGGGCGCCCTGCGCTACCTGGAGTACGTCCAGGCGACGGAGGGCATCGACCTGGTGGAGGCCTACGTCAAGGCGCTGGAGGGCAAGGACTGCAACCCGCGCAGGCTCGCCGCGAAGCGCCTGGGCACCCTGGGCAACGCGGACGCGCTCCCCGCGCTCATCCGCGTCGCCGAGCCCACCACCAAGGGCAACGACTGCGGCCGGGACGACGCCAACCGCGCCATCCAGGCCATCCAGAAGTCCCGCAAGGAGCCTCGCTAG
- a CDS encoding NlpC/P60 family protein, translating to MFRLHLFVTVPLCALVGCATVKPLEAGRVTSARAPDVVVEAPAGIAAPTRAEAPGPIAPPPGVAAAPVAMEPEQKAAAEARVATSAPEPTREDKTPAVVSAVVAEEKTRPLVTGVVAAALEAVALVTDPSSDVEGFWSAYRTPMQFARLIVNRSIQLVGERNLSRVSRGVPNDCSGFVRLAYLSAGIDLVAHGFLAGENAVSAIFRRATESGRLHHRAPRPGDLVFFRETYDRNRDGRRNDGMTHVGVVESLGDDGTITFIHRGSKGVARSRMNLAFPEKHQLAEGGPVVNDYLRPATKHSRAYLTGELFVAFASPDGL from the coding sequence TTGTTCCGTCTGCACCTGTTCGTCACCGTCCCGCTGTGTGCCCTCGTCGGCTGCGCCACCGTGAAACCCCTCGAGGCGGGGCGTGTCACTTCAGCCCGTGCACCGGACGTGGTGGTCGAGGCGCCCGCGGGCATCGCCGCGCCGACGCGGGCCGAGGCCCCCGGGCCCATCGCGCCGCCGCCGGGAGTGGCCGCCGCTCCCGTGGCGATGGAGCCCGAGCAGAAGGCCGCGGCGGAAGCGCGGGTCGCGACGTCCGCCCCCGAGCCCACGCGTGAGGACAAGACGCCGGCGGTGGTGTCCGCGGTCGTCGCGGAGGAGAAGACGCGCCCCCTCGTGACGGGCGTGGTGGCCGCGGCGCTGGAGGCGGTGGCGCTCGTCACCGACCCGTCGTCGGACGTGGAGGGCTTCTGGTCGGCGTACCGCACGCCGATGCAGTTCGCGCGACTCATCGTCAACCGCTCCATCCAGCTGGTGGGGGAGCGCAACCTGAGCCGCGTCAGCCGGGGCGTGCCCAACGACTGCTCGGGCTTCGTGCGGCTGGCGTACCTGTCCGCGGGCATCGACCTGGTCGCCCATGGCTTCCTCGCGGGGGAGAACGCGGTCTCCGCCATCTTCCGCCGCGCGACGGAGTCCGGCCGCCTCCATCACCGCGCGCCTCGCCCGGGCGACCTCGTCTTCTTCCGCGAGACGTATGACCGCAACCGCGACGGGCGGCGCAACGACGGGATGACCCATGTCGGCGTGGTGGAGAGCCTGGGCGACGATGGCACCATCACCTTCATCCACCGGGGCAGCAAGGGCGTGGCCCGCAGCCGGATGAACCTGGCGTTCCCGGAGAAGCACCAGCTCGCCGAGGGCGGCCCCGTGGTGAACGACTACCTGCGCCCCGCGACGAAGCACTCCCGCGCGTATCTCACGGGCGAGCTCTTCGTGGCGTTCGCGTCTCCCGACGGGTTGTAG